One window from the genome of Breoghania sp. L-A4 encodes:
- a CDS encoding GntR family transcriptional regulator, which yields MRRAKAGTRQSQVITELRSRVMHGTFKAGEKYSEAALADELGVSRTPVRHALTVLVEEGLLTRVGARGYAVRVYRVKDVLEAIDLRGLLEGYAARRIAAAGPSAELVAAFEECLAEGDAIFAKRAFEDSDEARYADMNRRFHGLIIEAGDGALSLQMETLIDRVPFGAPDAIAFDHMAEQQKFDMLHYAHRQHHGIVEAICQRDSARAEALLREHTTPVKQSLGLSAPVGGRAGDGPAAGRSLPFVDMDMPADALTAPDGALVDAAGPDKPTARKKAMI from the coding sequence ATGAGACGCGCCAAAGCCGGAACACGTCAGAGTCAGGTCATCACCGAGCTGAGATCGCGGGTGATGCACGGCACCTTCAAGGCCGGCGAAAAATACTCCGAAGCCGCGCTCGCGGACGAGTTGGGCGTCTCGCGCACCCCTGTACGCCACGCGCTGACCGTGCTCGTCGAGGAAGGCTTGCTGACGCGAGTGGGCGCGCGCGGCTATGCGGTGCGGGTCTATCGGGTCAAGGATGTGCTGGAGGCCATCGACCTGCGCGGACTGCTTGAGGGATATGCCGCGCGGCGCATCGCGGCCGCCGGCCCCAGTGCGGAGCTTGTGGCGGCTTTCGAGGAGTGTCTTGCCGAGGGCGACGCGATTTTCGCCAAGCGCGCGTTCGAGGATTCCGATGAGGCGCGCTATGCCGACATGAACCGGCGCTTTCATGGGCTCATCATCGAGGCCGGGGACGGCGCCCTGTCGCTGCAGATGGAGACGCTGATCGACCGGGTTCCCTTCGGCGCGCCTGACGCGATCGCCTTCGACCACATGGCGGAGCAGCAGAAGTTCGACATGCTGCACTATGCCCATCGTCAGCATCACGGCATCGTCGAGGCGATCTGCCAGCGCGACAGCGCGCGCGCCGAAGCGCTTCTGCGCGAGCACACCACGCCGGTGAAGCAGAGCCTCGGGCTCAGCGCCCCGGTTGGCGGACGCGCGGGGGATGGCCCGGCGGCCGGGCGCAGCCTGCCGTTCGTCGACATGGATATGCCGGCCGACGCGCTGACCGCGCCGGACGGTGCGCTCGTCGATGCGGCGGGGCCGGACAAACCAACAGCGCGCAAGAAGGCCATGATCTAG
- a CDS encoding ABC transporter ATP-binding protein — protein MTSNQLLRIDDLHVTFHGERTVHAINGLNLAMRQGEMLGLLGESGSGKSVTLKTLLRLLPPKRSTVEGTISVDETDIMTLSGKRLSRYRGGDVSMVFQEPALALDPVYTIGDQIAETVRRHKGLSKVAAMDVALDMLTRVRIPSPERRLKTYPHEMSGGMRQRAMIALALACRPRLLLADEPTTALDATVQIQILLLLRELQKEFGMAVIFVTHDIGVAVEISDRIAVMYAGDIVETGTTREVIKNPRHPYTKGLLAANLHGAVKGARLDAIPGSPPALESVPTACSFAPRCAFAQGACLAGVPPKVDIGGGHLVACVREMAPA, from the coding sequence ATGACGAGCAACCAACTGCTTCGGATCGACGACCTGCATGTGACCTTTCACGGCGAACGGACCGTCCACGCCATCAACGGACTAAACCTCGCCATGCGGCAGGGCGAGATGCTCGGGCTGCTGGGCGAATCCGGCTCCGGCAAGAGCGTAACGCTGAAGACGCTGCTGCGATTGCTGCCGCCCAAGCGCTCGACAGTCGAGGGCACCATCTCCGTCGACGAGACCGACATCATGACGCTCTCGGGCAAGCGCCTGTCGCGCTATCGCGGCGGCGACGTGTCGATGGTGTTTCAGGAACCCGCATTGGCGCTCGATCCGGTCTATACGATCGGCGACCAGATCGCGGAAACCGTGCGGCGTCACAAGGGCTTGAGCAAGGTCGCGGCCATGGATGTGGCGCTCGACATGCTGACCCGGGTGCGCATCCCTTCGCCCGAGCGGCGGCTGAAGACCTACCCGCACGAGATGTCCGGCGGCATGCGCCAGCGCGCCATGATCGCTCTCGCATTGGCCTGCCGGCCGCGCCTGCTGCTGGCCGACGAGCCGACCACGGCGCTGGACGCCACGGTGCAGATCCAGATCCTGCTCTTGCTGCGCGAGCTGCAGAAGGAATTCGGCATGGCGGTGATCTTCGTGACCCACGACATCGGCGTCGCGGTGGAGATTTCCGACCGCATCGCGGTGATGTATGCCGGCGACATCGTGGAAACCGGCACCACCCGCGAGGTCATCAAGAACCCGCGCCACCCCTATACCAAGGGGCTTCTGGCGGCCAATCTGCACGGCGCGGTGAAGGGTGCGCGGCTGGATGCCATTCCGGGTTCGCCGCCGGCGCTGGAGAGCGTGCCCACGGCGTGCTCGTTCGCGCCGCGCTGCGCCTTTGCGCAAGGCGCCTGCCTGGCCGGCGTGCCGCCGAAGGTGGATATCGGCGGCGGGCATCTGGTGGCCTGCGTGAGGGAAATGGCGCCGGCATAG
- a CDS encoding 5-methyltetrahydropteroyltriglutamate--homocysteine S-methyltransferase has protein sequence MPASKPFFRADHVGSLLRPRSVQDARAALRAGTLSAPDQRCIEDTAVAELVRHQEAAGLRAVTDGEVRRENWWLDFIRAIPGVSIESPVVANSFTIGSGAGHVPLNVAVRDRIQWRVPVLVDDFKALAACSRTMAKVTIPGPSRIHFHAGDAVADPAVYPDIGQFWDDVAAFYRAEIRALEQAGCRYIQIDDPVMSYFVDPDHRARIVQRGLDPDATLRLYVEVINACISERAPGTYLTVHICRGNARSSWAASGGYESIAPIVFPNLNVDALFLEYDDDRSGDFGPLEHLGGQKVVLGLLTSKKPALEPRAKLLARVEEAARVVPINRLGLSPQCGFASTEDGNLLTEADQWAKLALTVATAREIWGEIEA, from the coding sequence ATGCCCGCTTCAAAGCCGTTTTTCCGCGCCGACCATGTCGGCAGCCTGCTGCGTCCCCGCTCGGTGCAGGATGCCCGCGCGGCGCTACGCGCCGGCACCCTGTCCGCCCCTGACCAGCGCTGCATCGAGGACACGGCGGTCGCCGAGCTCGTGCGGCATCAGGAAGCGGCCGGGCTGAGGGCGGTGACCGACGGCGAAGTGCGGCGCGAGAACTGGTGGCTCGACTTCATCCGCGCCATTCCCGGCGTGAGCATCGAAAGCCCGGTGGTCGCGAACAGCTTCACCATCGGCTCGGGCGCCGGCCACGTGCCGCTGAACGTCGCCGTGCGCGACCGCATCCAATGGCGCGTACCGGTGCTCGTCGACGATTTCAAGGCGCTGGCCGCCTGCTCGCGCACGATGGCCAAGGTCACCATACCCGGCCCGAGCCGCATCCATTTCCACGCCGGAGACGCGGTTGCCGATCCGGCCGTCTATCCCGACATCGGCCAGTTCTGGGATGATGTGGCCGCGTTCTATCGGGCAGAAATCCGCGCGCTGGAACAGGCCGGCTGCCGCTACATCCAGATCGACGATCCCGTCATGAGCTATTTCGTCGATCCCGACCACCGCGCCCGTATCGTTCAGCGCGGCCTGGATCCCGACGCGACGCTTCGCCTCTACGTGGAGGTGATCAACGCCTGCATCAGCGAGCGAGCGCCGGGCACCTATCTCACCGTGCACATCTGCCGCGGCAACGCGCGCTCGAGCTGGGCGGCAAGCGGCGGCTACGAGAGCATCGCGCCCATCGTGTTTCCAAACCTGAACGTCGACGCGCTGTTCCTGGAATACGACGACGACCGTTCCGGCGATTTCGGCCCGCTCGAGCATCTCGGCGGCCAGAAGGTCGTGCTCGGCCTGCTGACGTCCAAGAAGCCGGCGCTGGAACCGCGCGCCAAGCTGCTCGCCCGCGTCGAGGAAGCCGCGCGGGTCGTCCCGATCAACCGCCTCGGGCTCAGCCCGCAGTGCGGCTTCGCCTCCACCGAGGACGGCAACCTGCTCACCGAAGCCGACCAATGGGCGAAGCTCGCCCTGACGGTGGCCACCGCGCGGGAAATCTGGGGAGAGATCGAGGCATGA
- a CDS encoding SAM-dependent methyltransferase, which produces MVPVGFVRGGRTEATKDGWAGTRARIVLRDDLFGAESVAGLDAVSHIEVVFHFHAHADESLELGARHPRGNRDWPRVGIFAQRGRMRVNRIGVSVCRLLNTDGLSLEVEGLDAIDGTPVLDVKPVWSGYDPRGERCEPEWAREIMARYW; this is translated from the coding sequence ATGGTGCCTGTTGGTTTTGTGCGGGGCGGCCGGACCGAAGCGACGAAGGATGGCTGGGCCGGCACCCGCGCGCGGATCGTCCTGCGCGACGACCTCTTTGGAGCGGAGTCCGTCGCGGGTCTGGACGCGGTGTCGCATATCGAGGTGGTGTTTCATTTTCACGCCCATGCGGACGAGTCGCTGGAACTTGGCGCCCGCCACCCGCGCGGCAATCGCGACTGGCCGCGGGTCGGCATCTTCGCGCAGCGCGGCCGGATGCGGGTCAATCGCATTGGCGTCTCCGTCTGTCGCTTGCTGAACACCGACGGTCTGTCGCTCGAGGTCGAGGGACTGGACGCCATCGACGGAACGCCGGTGCTGGACGTCAAACCGGTGTGGTCGGGATATGATCCGCGCGGAGAGCGGTGCGAGCCGGAGTGGGCACGGGAGATCATGGCCCGCTACTGGTAG
- a CDS encoding helix-turn-helix domain-containing protein: MATASGPNQSGGEKQGAAERHGAGAPSVARAEAATKAPAGTAKPQTGSAETLPALAQDPHALREPRENNLEIAIGHEVRAFRKKLGITVADLASATGISVGMLSKIENGITSASLTTLQALSRALGVPLTDLFKRYEEARNAVFVKAGEGVEIERRGTRAGHQYNLLGHIENNTSGVVVEPYLITLTAESDIFPAFQHAGTEFLYMLEGEVVYRHADQLFTMQPGDSLFFDADARHGPEELVKFPIRYLSIISYPQRG, translated from the coding sequence ATGGCGACGGCATCGGGACCCAACCAGTCCGGCGGTGAGAAGCAGGGAGCCGCGGAACGTCACGGCGCCGGCGCGCCGTCGGTCGCGCGTGCGGAAGCCGCCACAAAGGCGCCGGCGGGCACAGCCAAGCCGCAGACCGGTTCCGCCGAGACCTTGCCTGCTCTGGCGCAGGACCCGCATGCCTTGCGCGAGCCGCGCGAGAACAATCTGGAAATCGCCATCGGTCACGAGGTGCGGGCGTTTCGCAAGAAGCTCGGCATCACGGTTGCCGATCTCGCGTCCGCGACCGGCATTTCCGTCGGCATGCTGTCGAAGATCGAAAACGGCATCACGTCGGCCTCGCTGACGACGTTGCAGGCGCTGTCGCGCGCCCTCGGCGTACCGCTGACCGATCTGTTCAAGCGCTACGAGGAGGCGCGCAACGCGGTCTTCGTGAAGGCGGGCGAGGGGGTCGAGATCGAACGCCGCGGCACCCGCGCCGGTCACCAGTACAATCTGCTCGGTCACATCGAGAACAACACCTCCGGCGTGGTGGTGGAACCCTATCTGATCACGCTGACGGCCGAATCGGACATCTTTCCCGCCTTCCAGCACGCGGGCACTGAGTTTCTCTACATGCTCGAGGGCGAGGTCGTGTACCGCCACGCCGACCAGCTCTTCACCATGCAGCCCGGCGACAGCCTGTTCTTCGATGCCGACGCGCGGCACGGGCCGGAAGAGCTTGTGAAATTTCCCATCCGCTATCTGTCGATCATCTCCTATCCGCAGCGCGGTTAG
- a CDS encoding TRAP transporter substrate-binding protein gives MNMIAGRLALPTAALMLLTATTASAETLKLAHFVSPAHVVTASVVDPLVKGVAADSNGTLEIKVYPGGELGAGPLEQYVRTLQGVADIAWGLSGYTSSQFPKSMIVEMPGAMPAGMTGYQMLWNAYEKHLTDEFPGTIPLAMWASEPNIFIMKDRVIHTPEDLKGLKMRVSGSVSGAMMTALGATPVQMPAGQIYNALQTGLIDGVVTGASAVNDFKLDEVANSYSIGASLGHIMFYLVMNEAKYNSLDDVQKAAIDKNSGIELSKLGEEGWNALAAETIARLREDESNTVVDLTAEEITAFRVIADQVRTDLIAAMDGAEILATMQGQ, from the coding sequence ATGAACATGATTGCCGGGCGCCTCGCGCTGCCCACGGCGGCCCTGATGCTGCTGACCGCCACCACGGCTTCCGCCGAGACGCTGAAGCTCGCCCACTTCGTTTCGCCCGCGCACGTTGTCACCGCCTCCGTGGTCGATCCGCTGGTCAAGGGCGTTGCCGCCGACAGCAACGGGACGCTGGAAATCAAGGTCTACCCGGGCGGCGAGCTCGGCGCGGGGCCGCTGGAACAATATGTGCGCACGCTGCAGGGCGTCGCCGACATCGCCTGGGGCCTGTCCGGCTACACATCCTCGCAGTTCCCCAAGTCGATGATCGTCGAGATGCCCGGCGCGATGCCGGCCGGAATGACCGGTTACCAGATGCTGTGGAACGCCTATGAGAAGCATCTTACGGACGAGTTTCCCGGCACGATTCCGCTGGCCATGTGGGCGTCCGAGCCCAACATCTTCATCATGAAGGACCGCGTCATCCACACGCCGGAAGACCTCAAGGGTCTCAAGATGCGGGTCTCCGGCTCGGTTTCCGGCGCGATGATGACCGCACTGGGCGCAACGCCCGTGCAGATGCCCGCAGGCCAGATCTACAACGCCCTGCAGACCGGGCTGATCGACGGCGTCGTCACCGGCGCCAGCGCGGTCAACGACTTCAAGCTCGACGAGGTCGCCAACTCCTATTCGATCGGCGCATCGCTGGGCCACATCATGTTCTACCTCGTCATGAACGAGGCGAAGTACAACAGCCTCGACGACGTCCAGAAGGCGGCCATCGACAAGAACAGCGGCATCGAGCTCTCGAAGCTGGGCGAGGAAGGCTGGAACGCGCTTGCGGCCGAGACCATCGCCAGGTTGCGCGAAGACGAGTCCAACACCGTGGTCGACCTAACCGCCGAGGAAATCACCGCGTTCCGCGTGATCGCCGACCAGGTTCGCACCGATCTCATCGCGGCGATGGATGGCGCCGAGATTCTCGCCACCATGCAGGGACAATAA
- a CDS encoding oligopeptide/dipeptide ABC transporter ATP-binding protein, with amino-acid sequence MSRTDTRAASGTVDRGGPRQPLIIARDLKKHFPVRSGLFNRQTATVHAVDGVSFEVRKGETLGIVGESGCGKSTTARLLIGLIELDQGEIIFDGDPLGADIQLKELRRGVQMVFQDSYASLNPRLTIEQSIAFGPMVQKLDDPKARARDLMTRVGLDPDRFAARYPHELSGGQRQRVNIARALAMSPRLVILDEAVSALDKSVEAQVLNLLSDLRKELGLTYVFISHDLNVVRFISDRVLVMYLGEVVEVGPVDAIYETQAHPYTASLFAAMPSMDPDNRTEEPPLAGDPPNPIDPPAGCRFHTRCRFAESICSAAKPKLAKIGGNADHLAACHIQDAGSGHSLATREAAE; translated from the coding sequence ATGTCAAGGACTGACACCCGGGCCGCGAGCGGCACAGTGGATCGCGGCGGCCCCAGGCAGCCGCTGATCATCGCCAGGGATCTCAAGAAGCACTTTCCGGTGCGCTCGGGCCTGTTCAACCGCCAGACCGCCACCGTGCACGCCGTCGACGGCGTGTCCTTCGAGGTGCGCAAGGGCGAGACGCTGGGCATCGTCGGCGAGAGCGGCTGCGGCAAGTCGACCACCGCGCGCCTGCTGATCGGCCTTATCGAGCTTGACCAGGGCGAGATCATCTTCGACGGCGACCCGCTTGGCGCCGACATCCAGCTCAAGGAGCTGCGCCGCGGCGTGCAGATGGTGTTCCAGGACAGCTACGCCTCGCTCAACCCGCGGCTGACCATCGAGCAGTCCATCGCCTTCGGCCCGATGGTGCAGAAACTCGACGACCCCAAGGCCCGCGCCCGCGACCTGATGACCCGCGTGGGGCTGGATCCCGACCGCTTCGCCGCGCGCTATCCGCATGAACTCTCGGGCGGCCAGCGCCAGCGCGTCAACATCGCCCGCGCGCTCGCCATGTCGCCACGGCTGGTGATCCTCGACGAGGCGGTTTCCGCGCTCGACAAGTCGGTCGAGGCGCAGGTGCTCAACCTGCTCTCCGATCTGCGCAAGGAACTGGGCCTCACCTATGTGTTCATCTCGCACGATCTCAACGTCGTGCGTTTCATCTCCGACCGGGTGCTGGTGATGTATCTGGGCGAGGTCGTCGAAGTCGGGCCGGTAGACGCCATCTACGAAACACAGGCTCATCCCTATACGGCATCGCTGTTCGCCGCGATGCCGTCGATGGATCCCGACAACCGCACGGAAGAACCGCCGCTGGCCGGTGATCCGCCCAACCCGATTGACCCGCCCGCCGGCTGCCGTTTCCACACACGCTGCCGGTTCGCGGAAAGCATCTGTTCGGCCGCCAAGCCGAAGCTTGCCAAGATCGGCGGCAACGCCGACCATCTCGCGGCATGCCACATCCAGGACGCCGGCTCCGGCCACTCGCTCGCCACCCGGGAGGCCGCCGAATGA
- a CDS encoding TRAP transporter large permease: protein MSTGIVGGLGMLALLVLLVLRMPVAFAMFTVGFIGVTVLGSFSSALSLLASETFTLSSNPELIVVPLFILMGNVATETGMSRRLYDAAYAIIGSVRGGLASATIIGCGGFAALCGSSVASALTMGRVSLAEMDRYGYDPKLSTGAVAAGGTLGILIPPSTGFVVYAILTQQSIGRLFLAGVIPGLLLAALFIVMITILSFAIPGYGPSGPRTSLREKSTALIGAVPILGIVLLTIGGIYGGIFSPVEAAAVGTGLVITFGVVTRDLTLDAFWRAIKESVTTTATVMLILIAAHMLNPFLALSHIPQAIGEFLGQLDIGPYGVLLLILACYLVLGCFLEGFAMLVLTMPVFFPVITALGFDPIWFGVIVVLTLEMGLISPPIGVNVFIVKSVAKAVPLRDIFIGVMPFWLMMIVALLLLVIFPQIALYLPNTMIG, encoded by the coding sequence GTGAGTACAGGTATTGTCGGCGGCCTGGGCATGCTCGCCCTGCTGGTGCTGCTGGTGTTGCGCATGCCGGTCGCCTTCGCGATGTTCACGGTCGGCTTCATCGGCGTCACCGTACTCGGCAGCTTCAGTTCGGCGCTCAGCTTGCTGGCCAGCGAGACCTTCACGCTGTCCTCCAATCCCGAACTGATCGTCGTGCCGCTGTTCATCCTGATGGGCAACGTCGCGACCGAGACCGGCATGAGCCGGAGGCTGTATGACGCCGCCTATGCGATCATCGGCTCGGTGCGCGGTGGGCTGGCCTCGGCCACGATCATCGGCTGCGGGGGCTTCGCGGCACTGTGCGGTTCCTCGGTCGCCTCCGCGCTGACCATGGGCCGGGTCTCGTTGGCCGAGATGGACCGCTACGGCTACGATCCGAAGCTCTCCACGGGCGCGGTCGCCGCGGGCGGAACGCTTGGCATCCTGATTCCGCCCTCCACCGGCTTCGTGGTCTACGCCATTCTCACCCAGCAATCGATCGGCCGGCTGTTTCTCGCGGGCGTCATCCCCGGCCTGCTGCTCGCCGCGCTCTTCATCGTAATGATCACCATCCTGTCCTTCGCCATTCCCGGCTACGGCCCGTCCGGCCCGCGCACCAGCCTGCGCGAGAAATCGACCGCGCTCATCGGCGCGGTGCCGATTCTCGGCATCGTGCTGCTGACCATCGGCGGCATCTACGGCGGCATCTTCTCGCCCGTCGAGGCGGCCGCCGTCGGCACCGGGCTTGTGATCACCTTCGGCGTCGTCACGCGCGATCTCACGCTCGATGCGTTCTGGCGGGCCATCAAGGAATCCGTGACGACGACCGCCACCGTCATGCTGATCCTGATTGCCGCCCATATGCTCAACCCGTTTCTGGCGCTCAGCCACATTCCGCAGGCGATCGGCGAGTTTCTCGGCCAGCTCGACATCGGCCCCTACGGCGTGCTGCTGCTGATCCTGGCCTGCTATCTGGTGCTGGGCTGCTTCCTCGAGGGCTTCGCCATGCTGGTGCTGACCATGCCGGTGTTCTTCCCCGTCATCACAGCGCTTGGCTTCGATCCCATCTGGTTCGGCGTGATCGTGGTGCTGACACTGGAGATGGGTCTCATCAGCCCGCCCATCGGCGTCAATGTCTTCATCGTCAAGTCTGTCGCCAAGGCGGTGCCGCTGCGCGACATCTTCATCGGCGTCATGCCGTTCTGGCTGATGATGATCGTCGCCCTGCTGCTGCTGGTGATCTTCCCGCAAATCGCCCTCTACCTGCCCAACACGATGATCGGATAG
- a CDS encoding aspartate/glutamate racemase family protein: protein MPRVALLNPNTNAGTTAMMVGIARSQAPAGLTIEGLTAPYGAALITDEAALRISAEAVVGQAGGLAAFDGVIVSAYGDPGVEELRALLSVPVVGIAEASFEAAFAHGRFAVITTTPDLADAIRRRVAGLGYGRDFSGVFLTDGDVHAVMRDPDGLTRALALAGDAAIRAGAQALIVGGGPLGEAAEALAGRLGVPVIAPIRAAVDKVSAKLARIQLA, encoded by the coding sequence ATGCCGCGCGTCGCCCTGCTCAATCCCAACACCAATGCCGGGACCACGGCGATGATGGTTGGGATCGCGCGATCTCAGGCGCCTGCGGGGCTGACGATTGAGGGACTGACCGCGCCCTATGGCGCGGCGCTGATCACCGATGAGGCGGCCTTGCGGATATCCGCCGAGGCCGTCGTCGGGCAAGCCGGAGGACTTGCCGCCTTCGACGGCGTGATCGTCTCCGCCTATGGCGATCCGGGCGTCGAGGAGCTGCGCGCGCTGCTTTCGGTGCCCGTCGTGGGCATCGCGGAAGCCTCGTTCGAGGCAGCCTTCGCGCACGGCCGGTTCGCCGTCATCACCACGACACCGGATCTGGCCGACGCCATTAGGCGCCGTGTGGCCGGCCTTGGTTATGGTCGGGATTTCTCGGGCGTCTTTCTGACCGATGGCGATGTGCATGCGGTCATGCGCGATCCGGACGGGCTCACCCGTGCGCTGGCGCTGGCGGGCGATGCCGCGATCCGCGCGGGCGCCCAGGCGCTCATCGTCGGCGGCGGGCCGCTGGGCGAGGCCGCTGAGGCGCTCGCCGGACGGTTGGGCGTGCCGGTGATCGCGCCCATCCGCGCCGCGGTCGACAAGGTCTCCGCGAAACTTGCGCGAATCCAACTCGCATAA
- the folD gene encoding bifunctional methylenetetrahydrofolate dehydrogenase/methenyltetrahydrofolate cyclohydrolase FolD, which produces MATVLDGKAIAAGVIDTVGKATAELKAKRGVTPGLAVVIVGEDPASQVYVGSKTRMAKSCGFHSVQHALPAETTQEQLLKLVDELNADPAVHGILVQLPLPKHLDELSVTQSIAPHKDVDGLHVNNVGKLFSGDSDTGLVSCTPAGAMLFVTRVHGPDLSGLNAVVVGRSNLFGKPMAGLLLAANATVTIAHSRTKDLPGVCRDADILVVAVGRPEMVKADWVKPGATVIDVGINRLAAPERGEGKTRLVGDVAFAECAEVAGTITPVPGGVGPMTIAMLMANTVIAACRSVGEPEPRF; this is translated from the coding sequence ATGGCGACTGTACTGGACGGGAAAGCGATCGCGGCGGGTGTCATCGACACCGTCGGCAAGGCGACGGCGGAACTCAAGGCGAAGCGAGGGGTGACGCCCGGCCTCGCGGTGGTCATCGTCGGTGAGGATCCGGCAAGCCAGGTCTACGTCGGATCGAAGACGCGGATGGCCAAGTCCTGCGGCTTCCATTCCGTGCAGCATGCGCTGCCGGCGGAGACCACCCAGGAGCAACTCCTCAAGCTCGTCGATGAACTCAACGCCGATCCGGCGGTGCACGGCATTCTGGTGCAGCTGCCGCTGCCCAAGCACCTTGACGAGCTGTCCGTCACCCAGTCCATCGCCCCGCACAAGGATGTCGATGGGCTGCATGTGAACAACGTCGGCAAGCTGTTCTCCGGCGACAGCGACACGGGTCTGGTGTCCTGCACCCCGGCGGGCGCGATGCTGTTCGTCACCCGCGTGCATGGTCCCGATCTTTCGGGTCTCAATGCGGTCGTCGTCGGCCGTTCGAACCTATTCGGAAAACCGATGGCGGGATTGCTGCTGGCAGCGAACGCCACCGTCACCATCGCGCACAGCCGCACCAAGGATTTGCCGGGCGTCTGCCGTGATGCGGATATTCTGGTCGTCGCGGTGGGGCGGCCGGAGATGGTCAAGGCGGACTGGGTCAAGCCCGGCGCGACCGTGATCGATGTCGGCATCAACCGGTTGGCGGCGCCCGAGCGCGGCGAGGGAAAGACCCGGCTGGTCGGCGACGTGGCGTTTGCGGAATGCGCCGAGGTGGCGGGCACCATCACGCCGGTGCCCGGCGGCGTCGGCCCGATGACCATCGCCATGCTGATGGCCAATACCGTGATCGCCGCCTGCCGCAGTGTCGGCGAGCCCGAGCCGCGTTTCTGA
- a CDS encoding ABC transporter permease has product MAATDVTELIEPVVRTQGYWSGVFRRFRKDPVAVTCAAIVLLLILAAIFAPYLDLADPYKSSMIKRLKPIGTDGFLLGTDEQGRDMFARLIYGGRLTLFIGLMPVVFAFIIGSCLGLVAGYAGGLVNTLIMRTIDVFFAFPSVLLAIAISGALGAGIFNSLVSLTIVFIPPIARVAESVTSSVRSLDYIDAARASGGDALTIIRVHIIGNVLGPIFVYATSLTSVCMILAAGLSFLGIGVRPPEPEWGLMLNTLRTAIYVNPWVAALPGLMIFVTSLCLNLLSDGLRSAMNVKD; this is encoded by the coding sequence ATGGCCGCAACCGATGTGACCGAGCTCATCGAGCCGGTCGTCAGGACGCAGGGCTATTGGAGCGGCGTGTTTCGCCGTTTCCGCAAGGATCCCGTCGCCGTCACCTGCGCCGCGATCGTGCTGCTGCTGATCCTTGCCGCCATCTTCGCGCCCTATCTCGATCTCGCCGATCCCTACAAGAGCTCGATGATCAAGCGGCTCAAGCCCATCGGCACCGATGGTTTTCTGCTCGGAACCGACGAGCAGGGCCGCGACATGTTCGCCCGCCTGATCTACGGCGGACGGCTGACGCTGTTCATCGGCCTGATGCCAGTGGTCTTCGCCTTCATCATCGGCAGTTGCCTGGGGCTGGTCGCGGGCTACGCCGGCGGTCTCGTCAACACGCTGATCATGCGCACGATCGACGTGTTCTTCGCCTTTCCTTCCGTGCTGCTGGCGATCGCCATCTCGGGAGCGCTGGGCGCGGGTATCTTTAACAGCCTTGTGTCCCTGACCATCGTCTTCATCCCGCCGATCGCCCGCGTGGCGGAAAGCGTCACCTCCAGCGTGCGCTCGCTCGACTACATCGACGCGGCGCGGGCGTCGGGCGGCGACGCGCTGACGATCATCCGGGTGCACATCATCGGCAACGTGCTGGGACCGATCTTCGTCTACGCCACCAGCCTCACCAGCGTGTGCATGATCCTGGCCGCCGGCCTGTCCTTCCTGGGCATCGGCGTGCGCCCGCCGGAGCCGGAATGGGGCCTGATGCTCAACACGCTGCGCACAGCGATCTACGTCAATCCGTGGGTCGCGGCGCTGCCGGGACTGATGATTTTCGTCACCTCCCTGTGCCTCAACCTTCTCAGCGACGGACTTCGGAGTGCCATGAATGTCAAGGACTGA
- a CDS encoding TRAP transporter small permease produces the protein MIRTVLTRAVDRLIDLSAALGGVALVFVTLVILVDVVGRFFGTPLTGAQDISQMTLVIIVFAGMALCDRLGGHVAVDIFANAFSNRQNRWLDVFAQLTGAVIFAGIAWTVWESAKLSQMLHLSTNIIGLPKVYFQWTLAAFAALTSLGMLLRAIQTVLTPTTGRIDHQEEVL, from the coding sequence TTGATACGCACGGTTCTCACGCGCGCGGTGGACAGGTTGATCGACCTGTCCGCCGCGCTGGGCGGTGTGGCACTCGTCTTTGTCACACTCGTCATCCTCGTCGATGTCGTCGGCCGCTTCTTCGGCACGCCGCTGACCGGCGCCCAGGACATTTCCCAGATGACCCTGGTGATCATCGTCTTCGCCGGCATGGCCCTGTGCGACCGCCTTGGCGGCCATGTCGCCGTCGATATTTTCGCAAACGCCTTCTCCAACCGGCAGAACCGCTGGCTCGATGTCTTCGCGCAACTCACCGGGGCGGTGATCTTCGCCGGCATTGCCTGGACGGTCTGGGAATCCGCCAAGCTGTCCCAGATGCTGCATCTATCCACCAACATCATCGGCTTGCCGAAGGTCTACTTTCAGTGGACCCTGGCCGCTTTCGCCGCACTGACCTCGCTCGGCATGCTGCTGCGCGCCATCCAAACCGTACTGACGCCGACGACCGGCCGCATCGACCATCAAGAGGAAGTGCTGTGA